A part of Aspergillus flavus chromosome 1, complete sequence genomic DNA contains:
- a CDS encoding chitin synthase C — protein MDNQFGQSDQSVYSREFTENSPPMGNGRSPTERYDREDRLYHGEHAESLLHSVPLGLPYPAYEPESQPFSYEIPEQLSLRSPSTKRQSSHPRSPQSISRDPFTSPQTFAHADDASAPDSWRQRQTPAPSALRRYPTRRINLVQGSVLSVDYPVPSAIRNAIQPKYRDAGEGFTEEFTHLRYTAATCDPDEFTLRNGYNLRASMYNRSTELLIAITYYNEDKVLTARTLHGVMQNIREIVNLKKTEFWNKGGPAWQKIVVCLVFDGIDPCDKNTLDVLATVGVYQDGIMKHDVDGRETVAHIFEYTTQLSITPSQQLIRPHGEEPTTLPPVQTIFCLKQQNSKKINSHRWLFNAFGRLLNPEVVILIDAGTKPGHKSLLALWEAFYNNKNLGGACGEIHALLGQRWEKLLNPLVAAQNFEYKISNILDKPLESAFGYVSVLPGAFSAYRYRAIMGRPLEQYFHGDHTLSQKLGKKGIEGMNIFKKNMFLAEDRILCFELVAKAGSRWTLTYVKASKGETDVPEGAAEFLSQRRRWLNGSFAASLYSVMHFNRIYKSGHNILRLVALHVQLLYNICQLIMTWFSLASYWLTNSVIMDIVGTPSATNKNKGWPFGNDATPVVNNFVKITYLVFLMLQYILALGNRPKGSKVAYTLSFIYFSTVQLYILVLSFYLVAQAFSGGNLDLNLDDGVAGFIGSFFTSTSGLVLIALVSTYGIYFLSSILYLDPWHMLTSSWAYFLGMPSSINVLMVYAFCNWHDVSWGTKGSDQAGSLPSAQTKKADAKTNFVEELDKPQADIDTQFEFTVKRALSPWHPPEEKEDANLDDSYKRFRTNLVLLWVLSNSSLALCINNEGIRNLCLTTSSTGRTAWYFKIILWVTSALSVFRFIGALWFLGKTGVLCCFSRR, from the exons ATGGATAACCAGTTTGGGCAATCAGATCAATCAGTATACTCCCGAGAATTTACTGAGAATAGTCCGCCAATGGGCAATGGCCGCTCGCCTACT GAAAGGTATGATCGCGAAGACCGACTATATCACGGTGAACATGCGGAGTCTTTACTACATTCGGTTCCTTTGGGACTTCCATATCCTGCCTATGAGCCTGAATCGCAGCCGTTCAGCTATGAGATACCCGAGCAGCTTTCTTTACGAAGTCCTAGTACGAAGAGGCAGTCCAGTCATCCACGAAGTCCTCAGTCAATTAGCAGAGATCCGTTTACCTCACCTCAAACCTTCGCACACGCAGATGATGCTTCAGCACCGGACTCATGGCGACAACGCCAAACTCCAGCGCCCAGTGCCCTTCGTCGATACCCTACCCGAAGGATTAACTTGGTCCAAGGCAGCGTCCTGAGCGTAGATTATCCCGTACCTAGCGCTATCCGAAACGCTATCCAGCCAAAATACCGTGACGCTGGGGAAGGCTTTACTGAAGAGTTCACACACCTTAGAT ATACGGCAGCTACCTGCGACCCTGACGAGTTCACCCTACGTAATGGATACAACCTACGAGCTTCCATGTATAACAGGTCAACAGAATTGCTTATTGCCATTACCTACTACAACGAGGATAAAGTGCTGACGGCGCGAACACTGCACGGCGTGATGCAAAATATTCGTGAAATCGTCAATCTCAAGAAAACAGAATTCTGGAATAAAGGAGGGCCAGCCTGGCAGAAAATCGTCGTTTGTCTTGTCTTCGATGGTATTGATCCTTGTGATAAAAATACGCTTGATGTCCTGGCCACCGTTGGTGTCTACCAGGATGGAATCATGAAGCACGATGTGGATGGTAGAGAGACTGTTGCCCATATT TTCGAATACACAACTCAACTGTCAATTACGCCATCACAACAGTTGATTCGTCCTCACGGTGAAGAGCCAACCACCCTGCCACCGGTCCAGACGATATTCTGTCTAAAGCAGCAAAATAGCAAAAAGATCAACTCACACCGATGGCTATTCAATGCGTTTGGCAGATTACTAAACCCTGAGGTCGTTATCTTGATCGACGCCGGCACGAAGCCAGGGCATAAATCTCTACTTGCTCTCTGGGAGGCATTCTACAATAACAAGAACCTCGGAGGAGCATGTGGTGAGATCCATGCCCTGCTCGGCCAACGCTGGGAGAAACTCCTGAATCCTCTAGTGGCTGCGCAGAACTTTGAATATAAGATATCAAATATCTTGGATAAGCCTTTGGAAAGCGCGTTTGGCTATGTTAGTGTTCTACCAGGCGCGTTCTCTGCTTACCGGTACCGAGCTATAATGGGTCGGCCTTTGGAGCAGTACTTTCATGGGGACCATACGTTGTCTCAAAAACTAGGCAAGAAAGGGATCGAAGGAATGAATATATTCAAAAAGAATATGTTCTTGGCTGAGGATCGCATTCTGTGCTTTGAGCTTGTTGCGAAGGCGGGCTCTAGGTGGACGTTAACATATGTAAAGGCTTCCAAAGGGGAGACAGACGTACCAGAAG GTGCCGCAGAGTTTCTGAGCCAAAGACGACGCTGGCTCAATGGCTCCTTCGCGGCAAGTCTATATTCAGTTATGCATTTCAATCGCATCTACAAGAGTGGGCATAATATCCTTCGCTTGGTTGCTCTTCATGTCCAGTTACTTTACAACATCTGCCAACTCATCATGACATGGTTCTCCCTCG CATCCTACTGGCTGACCAATTCTGTTATTATGGATATTGTTGGGACACCAAGCGCaacaaacaagaacaagggctGGCCATTTGGGAATGACGCGACTCCTGTCGTTAACAACTTCGTCAAGATCACTTATCTTGTCTTCCTCATGCTCCAGTACATCCTTGCTCTTGGTAATCGACCGAAGGG ATCGAAAGTCGCATACACACTATCCTTCATCTACTTCTCCACCGTCCAACTCTACATCCTCGTTCTCTCATTTTATCTTGTCGCCCAGGCATTCAGCGGTGGGAATCTGGACCTCAATTTAGACGACGGGGTCGCAGGTTTCATCGGATCGTTTTTCACTTCCACCAGCGGACTCGTGCTGATCGCATTAGTTTCAACATACGGGATATATTTCCTATCCAGCATTCTATACCTTGACCCATGGCACATGCTCACGTCCTCATGGGCCTATTTTCTAGGAATGCCCTCCTCGATCAACGTCTTGATGGTCTACGCCTTCTGCAACTGGCACGACGTATCATGGGGTACCAAGGGATCCGACCAAGCAGGCTCACTCCCATCAGCTCAGACCAAAAAGGCCGATGCAAAGACAAACTTCGTCGAAGAGCTTGACAAACCTCAAGCAGATATCGATACTCAATTTGAGTTCACAGTCAAACGAGCTCTTTCCCCATGGCATCCacccgaggagaaggaagacgCCAACTTAGACGATTCGTATAAACGCTTTCGGACGAATCTCGTGTTACTATGGGTTTTGAGTAACTCGTCCCTGGCACTTTGTATCAACAATGAAGGCATTAGGAATCTTTGCTTGACG ACTTCCTCGACAGGTCGTACGGCCTGGtattttaagattattcTCTGGGTTACTTCTGCGCTGTCGGTTTTCCGGTTTATCGGGGCTTTGTGGTTTTTGGGCAAGACTGGGGTGTTGTGTTGTTTTTCGAGGCGTTGA
- a CDS encoding C6 transcription factor, which translates to MPLDTPLFYYILMVNMEPSLVEKRRSTSHQVCDNCHSRKVRCDRKNPCGNCQDQGTPCTRHRSLRRTMRKVSHQSDRPSSAAKSSQTSTHPVPELGSLRGLLDQQTDTYSLPSELDNDSLSMEMPEVGPILTNHPHVAYELHNWISIVPLTDAQMASRHRLSRVQGLAWNRLQVLESALYAASQFTESMGGFRKPPNVDDQSEEQGKIPAPEFLTWMLKDIGTDRFGPYVRDYFRHVSKHSLEKMGMSLLRKDASPSDTILYTVCVNSVAYKFLTTVLMIEEHGELSQRLWHSALQYRATAQAALRKIPLVTTPSLALLQAVLCGIFLFQGSGDTNFCWELTRTACRICTDIGLNTSATNGRVLSEEEFFCFIWCYMLDRNYAWKLGRSKGFLEATSAGILHASTRLTPPISELLLVYLDLAQIQDGIIPFIKDSSGEGEHAVPLVANLREQLLPRMKDIRSRIDEITSPSDHWKGLDSHSEIAALDFAYHSIMTTILHLIQLTPGQTLTAKDLYLDSARQELSALVSICLSANKQSTVAFLHWTLLYYPLTAVFVLFCNTVVTSHIGDFNLLRTVADCLTQSGTASEHIANLQKLFQEFVSLSQRFLNEESSTALTNQGATQTSPCQQGTSSQDVIHNSNSPHWLNTSTTWSSGILAGLDNQSFDPSFPMLELSYGDSTFFLGGGSDIPFSSA; encoded by the exons ATGCCCTTGGATACTCCCTTGttctactatatattaatgGTTAATATGGAACCCTCCTTGGTTGAGAAACGACGGTCCACGTCACACCAGGTG TGTGACAACTGCCATTCCCGCAAG GTCCGATGTGACAGGAAGAACCCTTGCGGAAATTGCCAGGATCAAGGAACTCCATGTACTCGCCACCGGAGTTTGAGACGTACCATGAGAAAAGTCTCCCATCAAAGTGATAGGCCTAGTAGTGCAGCCAAATCTTCTCAGACTTCAACCCACCCGGTGCCTGAGCTGGGCTCGCTCCGTGGTCTACTGGATCAGCAAACCGATACTTATTCACTTCCTTCGGAGCTGGATAATGATAGTTTATCGATGGAGATGCCGGAAGTCGGACCTATATTGACCAATCATCCACACGTCGCATATGAACTCCATAATTGGATTTCTATCGTCCCCCTTACAGATGCGCAGATGGCAAGCCGCCACCGGCTGAGTCGAGTTCAGGGCCTCGCTTGGAACAGACTGCAGGTACTCGAGTCTGCACTGTATGCTGCAAGCCAATTTACAGAAAGTATGGGAGGATTTAGGAAACCGCCTAATGTCGACGACCAGAGTGAAGAGCAAGGCAAAATCCCGGCCCCTGAATTTCTAACATGGATGCTTAAAG ACATTGGCACTGATCGTTTCGGACCTTACGTTCGGGACTACTTCCGGCACGTATCCAAGCACAGTCTTGAGAAGATGGGGATGTCCCTACTACGCAAAGATGCATCGCCATCCGATACGATCCTCTACACCGTCTGCGTTAATTCTGTAGCATATAAATTTCTTACTACAGTACTTATGATAGAAGAGCATGGTGAACTGTCCCAAAGACTGTGGCATAGTGCGTTACAGTACCGAGCAACAGCGCAGGCAGCATTAAGAAAGATCCCACTCGTAACTACACCATCTCTTGCACTTCTACAGGCGGTGCTCTGTGGG ATTTTCTTATTTCAGGGCTCGGGAGATACCAATTTTTGCTGGGAGTTGACCAGAACCGCCTGCAGGATTTGCACCGATATTGGCCTCAACACCAGCGCTACAAATGGACGGGTGCTCAGTGAGGAGGAGTTTTTCTGCTTTATATGGTGTTATATGCTGGACAGAAACTATGCTTGGAAGCTTGGAAGATCCAAGGGTTTCTTGGAAGCCACCTCTGCGGGGATCTTGCACGCTTCTACCAGACTGACTCCACCAATCTCCGAGCTTCTCCTAGTATATTTGGATTTGGCCCAGATACAGGACGGAATAATTCCTTTCATCAAGGATTCATCAGGAGAAGGCGAGCATGCCGTCCCGCTAGTGGCTAACTTACGAGAGCAATTATTGCCGAGGATGAAGGATATCCGCAGCAGGATCGACGAG ATCACATCACCTTCTGATCACTGGAAAGGCTTAGATAGCCACAGCGAAATCGCAGCTCTCGATTTTGCTTATCACTCGATCATGACAACTATTCTCCATCTGATTCAACTTACCCCAGGGCAGACACTTACTGCCAAAGATCTTTACCTCGATTCAGCACGTCAGGAGCTATCGGCCTTGGTATCAATATGCCTATCAGCCAACAAGCAAAGTACCGTCGCCTTCCTACATTG GACCCTTCTGTACTACCCCCTGACAGCAGTCTTCGTGCTATTCTGTAATACTGTTGTCACCTCTCACATAGGCGATTTCAACCTTTTGAGAACAGTTGCAGACTGCTTGACCCAGAGCGGAACAGCCAGCGAGCACATTGCCAACCTGCAGAAACTCTTCCAGGAATTTGTCTCGCTCTCCCAACGCTTTCTCAACGAAGAAAGTTCTACCGCGCTCACCAACCAAGGCGCTACTCAGACAAGTCCCTGTCAACAGGGGACCTCTTCTCAGGATGTAATTCATAACTCCAACTCGCCCCACTGGTTGAATACAAGCACTACCTGGAGTTCGGGTATCTTGGCAGGCTTGGACAACCAATCTTTTGATCCATCGTTTCCTATGTTGGAACTATCTTATGGTGATTCGACTTTCTTCCTGGGCGGTGGATCTGATATACCGTTTAGTTCTGCATGA
- a CDS encoding NUDIX hydrolase domain-like protein — protein sequence MITSLYTSEQFVESCGAILFDLSSPKKTVCLIHYHPKNEWLLAKGRRNCGESRHEAALREVREETGYQARLHPVTIYIRAPPMDEQGHMPDEPRCYPDLTEPFMVTIRQFGGDGATGVKIIWWYIAALDEGAVAGSAGKAEEEFTARFFPLEEAVEKLSFRDDWAVLEKAIALVEGH from the coding sequence ATGATAACATCGCTATACACCTCCGAACAATTCGTCGAAAGCTGCGGAGCTATTCTATTCGACCTATCCTCCCCAAAAAAGACCGTATGCCTTATCCATTACCACCCCAAGAACGAATGGCTCCTTGCCAAGGGACGTCGCAATTGCGGTGAATCCCGACATGAGGCCGCACTACGCGAAGTCCGCGAAGAGACTGGCTATCAAGCCCGTCTTCATCCCGTCACAATATACATTCGTGCACCTCCGATGGACGAACAGGGACATATGCCAGATGAACCTCGCTGTTATCCGGATCTCACTGAGCCCTTCATGGTAACTATACGGCAGTtcggtggtgatggtgctACTGGTGTCAAGATTATTTGGTGGTATATTGCTGCTTTGGATGAAGGGGCGGTTGCTGGATCTGCTGGtaaggcggaggaggagttTACTGCAAGATTCTTTCCATTGGAGGAGGCGGTAGAGAAGCTTAGTTTCCGGGATGATTGGGCTGTTCTTGAGAAGGCGATTGCATTGGTGGAAGGTCATTGA